Proteins from a single region of Desulfobacter postgatei 2ac9:
- a CDS encoding (Fe-S)-binding protein: MAETVIKLGRKKKASTFIDKVKEILPEGGNLNACLTCGVCASGCPATGLADMDPRKFLRMAALGMDEEIAASNWPWMCTMCMRCIYVCPMKIDIPQLVYNARNLCPREERPVGLVNSCDAALMHDTGSAMGTSEEDFEFVVNDVLEEYKEAQPEFEDMEAPIDKEGAEFFLNQNSREPVTEPDEMVPLWKILHTAGIDWTYGSKGWGGENYCMFLADDKNWKHLTSMSINQARKLGCKTFLNTEUGHVTYSVRAGAKKFNLESDDLAIKNIYEYYAKWIREGRLKPSSDWNKDLKIKFTVQDPCQIVRKSYGDPIADDLRFVVKSIVGEENFVDMQPNHSNNYCCGGGGGTLQSGFKKERLAYGRIKDDQIKATGADYCIAACHNCHAQIHELSEHYEGHYGVVHLWTLLALSLGILGPNEREYLGDDLKEVNVFHPETAM, from the coding sequence ATGGCAGAAACTGTCATCAAACTGGGCCGGAAGAAAAAGGCCTCAACTTTTATCGACAAGGTTAAAGAGATTCTGCCCGAGGGCGGAAATCTAAATGCCTGCCTGACATGTGGCGTCTGCGCATCAGGCTGCCCGGCCACCGGGCTGGCAGATATGGACCCCAGAAAATTTTTGCGTATGGCTGCCCTGGGCATGGATGAGGAAATTGCTGCATCGAACTGGCCCTGGATGTGCACCATGTGCATGCGCTGCATTTATGTCTGCCCCATGAAAATTGATATTCCTCAGCTTGTTTACAACGCCAGGAACTTATGCCCCAGAGAAGAGCGCCCAGTAGGCCTCGTGAATTCCTGTGACGCGGCCTTGATGCATGATACCGGTTCAGCCATGGGTACCTCTGAGGAAGATTTTGAATTTGTGGTTAATGATGTTCTCGAAGAATATAAGGAAGCCCAACCGGAATTTGAAGATATGGAAGCCCCCATTGACAAGGAAGGGGCTGAATTCTTCCTTAACCAGAACTCCAGGGAGCCGGTCACCGAACCTGACGAGATGGTCCCCTTATGGAAAATTCTTCACACCGCCGGAATCGACTGGACCTACGGCTCCAAGGGATGGGGTGGTGAAAATTATTGTATGTTTTTGGCAGATGACAAAAACTGGAAACATCTGACATCAATGAGCATTAATCAGGCCAGGAAGTTGGGGTGTAAGACGTTCCTCAATACCGAGTGAGGGCACGTTACTTACTCGGTCCGGGCCGGAGCGAAAAAATTTAATCTTGAGAGTGACGATTTAGCAATCAAAAACATTTATGAATATTATGCAAAATGGATCCGTGAAGGTCGGCTTAAACCCAGTTCCGACTGGAACAAAGACCTGAAAATTAAATTCACGGTACAGGATCCCTGCCAGATTGTCAGAAAAAGCTATGGCGATCCCATTGCCGACGACCTGCGTTTTGTTGTGAAATCCATTGTAGGTGAAGAGAACTTTGTTGACATGCAGCCCAATCATTCCAACAACTACTGCTGCGGCGGTGGTGGCGGAACGCTTCAGTCTGGGTTCAAAAAGGAACGTTTGGCCTACGGGCGGATAAAAGACGATCAGATTAAGGCCACCGGTGCGGATTACTGCATTGCCGCCTGTCACAACTGTCATGCCCAGATTCATGAGCTCAGCGAACATTACGAAGGGCATTACGGCGTTGTTCATTTATGGACCTTGCTCGCTCTGTCTTTGGGCATTCTTGGACCCAACGAAAGAGAATACTTGGGAGATGACCTTAAAGAAGTAAATGTCTTCCACCCTGAAACTGCCATGTAG
- a CDS encoding Hsp70 family protein, protein MKEGRYIVGIDLGTTNCVVAYADMQVERVPREMAKINLFRVPQLTGPGVVELRDSLPSFLYVKQGHEDDSDALQLPWQEDDAVTVAGEFARERGAEVPHKLISSAKSWLCNSAVDRETPILPWETTKDIKKLSPVQASCALLRHIKNAWNHEMAADDPSLCLENQSIYLTVPASFDAVARELTVKSAQMAGLKDIVLIEEPQSAFYAWIDKAGDDWRDEVEKGDIVLVCDIGGGTSDFSLIEVNEGEDGLLNLERVAVGNHLLVGGDNLDLTLSYFLAAKLREKNQKLDAWQMRGLVHSCRKAKEELFSSQGADEYPVTVLGRGSGLIKGTIKLSLKLADIQQVVLDGFFPVCSLDDKPARSSAAGIKEFGLSYESDPAITRHLAQFISSHTDDQGNPRLPTAVVFNGGVMKSPMIRERVLSVLKQWHSASGGGEIREINAVDYDLSVAWGASYYGQAARGDGIKIRGGLGMSYYMAIEAAMPAIPGLAMPTRALCIAPFGMEDGSHAESKDRLFNLVVGEKVTFDIMSSPNRHDDQLGDVIDNWDDMGITALTSIETELDRTGTDEGFIPVTFEVKVTEIGTLEFWACSRDDDRKWRLELNVRPKA, encoded by the coding sequence GTGAAAGAGGGCCGATATATCGTTGGAATAGATCTTGGGACAACAAATTGCGTAGTGGCCTACGCAGATATGCAGGTTGAAAGAGTACCCAGGGAAATGGCAAAAATAAACCTTTTCAGGGTGCCGCAACTCACAGGCCCCGGGGTGGTTGAATTAAGAGACTCTCTTCCCTCTTTTCTTTATGTCAAGCAAGGACATGAAGACGATTCGGACGCCTTACAGCTGCCATGGCAAGAAGATGATGCGGTGACTGTCGCAGGCGAATTTGCCAGGGAGCGAGGTGCCGAAGTTCCCCATAAACTGATCTCTTCGGCAAAGTCATGGTTGTGCAATTCGGCGGTTGACAGGGAGACGCCTATCCTGCCCTGGGAGACCACAAAAGATATTAAGAAGTTGTCTCCGGTTCAGGCCTCATGTGCGCTGCTCAGGCATATAAAAAATGCCTGGAATCATGAAATGGCTGCTGATGATCCATCTCTTTGTCTTGAAAATCAATCCATCTACCTGACGGTTCCGGCATCATTTGATGCGGTGGCCAGGGAATTGACGGTGAAATCTGCGCAGATGGCCGGTTTGAAAGATATTGTCCTCATTGAAGAGCCGCAGTCCGCCTTTTATGCCTGGATTGACAAAGCAGGTGACGACTGGAGAGATGAAGTCGAAAAAGGCGATATTGTCCTGGTCTGTGATATCGGCGGCGGTACCAGCGATTTCAGCCTGATTGAGGTGAATGAGGGGGAAGACGGCCTTTTAAACCTTGAGCGTGTGGCTGTGGGCAATCACCTTCTTGTCGGGGGGGATAATCTGGATTTAACACTCTCATACTTTCTTGCGGCAAAGCTTCGGGAAAAAAATCAGAAACTGGACGCCTGGCAGATGAGAGGGCTTGTTCACTCCTGCAGAAAAGCAAAAGAAGAATTGTTTTCATCCCAGGGCGCCGATGAATATCCCGTAACGGTTCTGGGAAGAGGGTCCGGCCTGATTAAAGGAACGATCAAACTGAGCTTGAAACTGGCAGATATACAGCAGGTCGTGCTGGATGGTTTTTTCCCAGTATGCAGCCTGGATGACAAACCTGCGCGAAGCAGTGCTGCAGGCATCAAAGAGTTTGGTCTTTCCTATGAATCCGATCCTGCCATCACACGGCATTTGGCCCAATTTATATCTTCTCACACAGACGATCAGGGCAATCCAAGGCTGCCGACGGCGGTTGTTTTTAACGGTGGCGTCATGAAGTCCCCTATGATCAGGGAACGGGTTTTAAGTGTCCTGAAACAATGGCACAGTGCATCCGGGGGTGGAGAGATTCGGGAAATCAATGCGGTTGACTATGATCTTTCCGTGGCTTGGGGTGCCTCTTATTATGGTCAGGCCGCCCGGGGAGATGGAATTAAAATACGCGGTGGGCTGGGTATGTCCTACTATATGGCTATTGAAGCGGCCATGCCCGCCATCCCCGGGCTTGCCATGCCGACCAGAGCCCTTTGCATTGCCCCCTTTGGCATGGAAGACGGGAGCCATGCAGAAAGCAAGGATCGTCTGTTTAATCTGGTTGTGGGCGAGAAAGTCACTTTTGATATCATGAGTTCGCCCAATCGCCATGATGATCAGCTCGGAGATGTGATCGATAATTGGGATGATATGGGGATCACGGCGTTAACCTCCATTGAAACAGAGCTGGACAGAACGGGAACGGATGAAGGATTTATACCTGTCACCTTTGAAGTCAAGGTAACCGAGATCGGCACGCTCGAATTTTGGGCCTGTTCACGGGATGATGATCGCAAATGGCGTTTGGAGTTGAATGTAAGGCCCAAGGCGTAG
- a CDS encoding rhodanese-like domain-containing protein, with protein MIIDDEFKEISFEAFEQYRAANKEADFILVDVRQEREYAAGHLPGAKLIPLNTLGNHLSELALDKDLFFYCHSGARSEVAGIMAAESGRDPQKTYNITGGFLSYQGHSLEGFPRLQVFDYQESDDQLLYQGMELEKAAERFYESLLSFTPDQNFIAPLEQLSKAEIAHARTIYSYWKKSVENPLPFEELYGSLKGEILENGRPLSDVMTDLYANQKVTWTDIIEMALSIEIQAYDLYRTMADRRGQGEAQDAFLSIAQMEKSHMKLVAKMLGDDTI; from the coding sequence ATGATTATAGACGACGAATTTAAAGAAATTTCATTTGAAGCATTTGAACAGTACCGTGCTGCAAACAAGGAAGCCGATTTTATCCTGGTTGATGTCCGGCAGGAACGAGAATATGCGGCCGGACATCTTCCGGGGGCCAAACTGATCCCCTTAAATACGCTGGGCAACCATTTATCGGAACTTGCTCTGGACAAGGACCTGTTTTTTTACTGCCATAGCGGTGCCCGATCGGAAGTGGCCGGCATCATGGCGGCAGAAAGCGGCAGAGACCCACAGAAAACCTACAATATCACCGGCGGATTTCTCTCTTACCAGGGCCATTCCCTGGAAGGATTTCCCCGGCTGCAGGTGTTTGACTACCAAGAAAGCGATGACCAGCTGCTTTACCAGGGAATGGAACTGGAAAAAGCCGCAGAGCGGTTTTATGAAAGTCTTCTCTCCTTTACCCCGGATCAAAATTTTATAGCCCCGCTTGAACAACTGTCAAAGGCTGAAATTGCTCATGCCCGAACTATTTATTCGTACTGGAAGAAAAGCGTTGAAAACCCGTTACCCTTTGAAGAGCTTTATGGATCTCTGAAAGGGGAAATCCTTGAAAATGGCCGTCCCCTTTCAGACGTGATGACCGATTTGTACGCCAATCAAAAAGTCACATGGACAGATATCATAGAGATGGCGTTGAGCATTGAAATACAGGCCTATGATCTTTACCGCACCATGGCAGACCGTCGGGGGCAGGGTGAGGCACAGGACGCCTTTCTCTCCATTGCCCAGATGGAGAAATCACATATGAAGCTGGTGGCTAAAATGCTCGGGGATGATACAATTTGA
- a CDS encoding Hsp70 family protein, with product MDFQDKRYVVGIDLGTTNSAVSYADLTCMDTKGTGVGIDNEIKVFKVPQLTGPGEFSPVSVLPSFLYIPGEYDVSKDALTHPWKKENDMFAGLFAREHGSQIPSRLVSSAKSWLCHSRADREAPILPWGSQNVEKISPVKATSEYLRHIRKAWNHFVKDEDLFLENQFTVITVPASFDEAAREYTLKAARDAGFGNNITLLEEPLAAFYAWVTRHEHDWQSHVKTDDLILVCDVGGGTTDFTLISLKESQGSPRFERVAVGDHLILGGDNIDLMLARYVASKFTQKANLTPDQWKTLSYKCRAAKEKLLCSDSDKNGDKNRVRIVLRGEGRSLIANTLSADLEKNELEEILCNGFFPEVEPSIANPKKAGKAMAEFGLPYEQEPAITRHIGWFLERHRNSIKETLGKEPIPDHILFNGGSLKPSVFQNKIRSAIRKWFSCEDQALPVMLDNSDPDLSVALGASYYGLVKQGVGVRVGSGSPRSYYIGIASDILRNTDRSPNEHKNGETNGTTCENVLCIVERGLDEGSLIQLPEMEFEVVTNQPVLFSMYSSSFRSGDKSGQILQVDDSLTPLPPLKTIIKFGKKGDSKRIPVKVEAEYTEMGTLAMWCRSSVSSHRWKLQFQLREPQAGETDESEVYDDDTVNNVRNLLTDAFSGSADNARLSSVVKNIETLVETKKNKWPLSFLRAVADHLIENVRWRENSPEHEIRWLNLTGFCMRPGFGDAFDEARMPKLWKVYLQRNVFPKAKQNAVEWWIFCRRIAGGLTAGQQRQFFQDVSGYLLANNGAGKKVPKQEMTEVWMAAANMERLLIKDKIALSQKLIPQLKPDKTPHQMFWALSRLGARELLYGSVDRVVPAKEVERWTKKLIKIRWNPKDQIAAALAQILRKTGDRTRDVSRDIIQIMVPWLEQMQAPKKSFDIIHTVVPIESADEASIFGESLPQGLILSSLPRKQ from the coding sequence GTGGATTTTCAAGATAAAAGATACGTGGTCGGGATTGATCTGGGAACTACCAATTCGGCGGTATCATATGCTGATCTGACCTGCATGGACACAAAGGGAACCGGTGTCGGCATTGACAATGAAATAAAAGTGTTCAAGGTGCCACAATTAACCGGGCCGGGCGAGTTTTCCCCTGTCTCAGTGCTGCCCTCTTTTTTATATATTCCGGGTGAGTATGATGTTTCCAAAGATGCACTAACGCATCCATGGAAAAAGGAAAACGACATGTTTGCCGGTCTGTTTGCAAGGGAGCATGGTTCACAAATTCCTTCCCGGCTGGTTTCATCTGCAAAAAGCTGGCTGTGTCATTCCCGGGCCGACCGTGAAGCGCCTATTCTGCCGTGGGGATCCCAGAATGTGGAGAAAATTTCTCCGGTCAAAGCGACCAGTGAATATTTGAGACATATTCGAAAAGCGTGGAATCACTTTGTTAAAGATGAGGATTTGTTTCTTGAAAATCAATTTACGGTCATCACCGTTCCTGCATCATTTGATGAAGCGGCCCGTGAATATACCCTGAAGGCCGCAAGAGATGCCGGGTTTGGCAACAATATAACACTGCTCGAAGAGCCCCTTGCCGCCTTTTATGCATGGGTGACACGCCATGAGCATGACTGGCAGTCCCATGTCAAGACCGATGATCTGATCCTTGTGTGTGATGTGGGGGGAGGAACCACCGACTTCACCTTGATCTCATTGAAAGAGTCCCAGGGCAGTCCCCGGTTTGAGCGGGTGGCTGTCGGGGATCACCTCATTTTAGGCGGAGACAATATAGACCTGATGCTGGCGCGTTATGTCGCATCAAAATTTACCCAAAAAGCAAACCTTACACCGGATCAATGGAAAACACTGAGTTACAAATGCCGGGCCGCAAAAGAAAAGCTTCTTTGTTCGGACAGTGATAAAAACGGTGATAAAAACCGGGTTAGAATTGTCTTAAGGGGTGAGGGACGCTCTCTTATAGCCAATACATTGTCGGCAGATCTGGAAAAAAATGAGCTGGAAGAGATCTTGTGCAACGGCTTTTTCCCAGAGGTTGAGCCCAGCATTGCCAATCCCAAAAAAGCAGGAAAGGCAATGGCCGAATTTGGTCTTCCGTATGAGCAGGAGCCTGCAATAACCCGTCATATCGGATGGTTTTTAGAGCGCCATCGTAACAGTATTAAAGAGACTCTGGGTAAAGAGCCCATACCTGATCACATTTTGTTTAATGGCGGATCACTGAAACCATCCGTGTTTCAGAACAAAATCAGGTCGGCTATTCGAAAATGGTTTTCCTGTGAGGATCAGGCGTTGCCGGTGATGCTGGACAACAGTGATCCGGATCTTTCTGTTGCCCTGGGGGCCTCTTATTATGGTCTTGTCAAGCAGGGTGTCGGCGTGCGTGTCGGCAGCGGCAGCCCCAGAAGTTATTATATCGGAATTGCTTCGGATATTCTCCGGAATACAGATCGTTCCCCCAATGAACATAAAAACGGTGAAACCAACGGGACAACCTGTGAAAACGTACTGTGCATTGTGGAGCGTGGTCTGGATGAAGGCTCGTTAATCCAGTTGCCGGAGATGGAATTTGAGGTCGTAACCAACCAGCCGGTTCTTTTTTCAATGTACAGCTCCAGTTTCAGATCCGGTGATAAAAGTGGGCAGATACTGCAGGTTGATGACTCCCTGACACCGCTGCCGCCTCTCAAGACCATTATTAAATTTGGAAAAAAAGGGGACTCAAAACGGATTCCGGTTAAGGTTGAGGCTGAATATACCGAGATGGGAACCCTTGCGATGTGGTGCCGCTCAAGCGTATCCTCCCATCGTTGGAAACTTCAGTTTCAATTGCGGGAACCCCAAGCCGGTGAAACCGACGAGAGTGAAGTGTATGATGATGATACGGTAAATAATGTCCGCAATCTGTTGACGGACGCCTTTTCCGGATCTGCCGACAACGCCCGGTTATCTTCCGTTGTAAAAAATATAGAAACGCTGGTTGAGACAAAGAAAAATAAATGGCCGTTATCCTTCCTTAGAGCCGTGGCAGATCATCTGATTGAAAATGTCAGATGGCGGGAAAATAGTCCGGAGCATGAAATTCGATGGTTAAACCTGACCGGGTTTTGTATGAGACCGGGCTTTGGTGATGCTTTTGATGAAGCGCGTATGCCAAAATTGTGGAAGGTGTATTTACAAAGAAACGTTTTCCCTAAAGCAAAGCAAAATGCCGTTGAATGGTGGATATTTTGCCGCCGAATTGCAGGGGGGCTGACTGCCGGTCAACAGCGGCAGTTTTTTCAGGATGTTTCCGGCTATTTATTGGCAAATAACGGTGCGGGGAAAAAAGTACCTAAGCAGGAGATGACTGAAGTGTGGATGGCTGCAGCAAATATGGAGCGCTTGTTGATAAAGGACAAAATCGCTTTGTCACAAAAGCTGATCCCACAGTTGAAACCGGACAAAACACCGCATCAAATGTTTTGGGCCTTGTCCAGACTTGGCGCAAGAGAGCTTCTTTACGGTTCTGTGGATAGAGTTGTCCCTGCAAAAGAGGTGGAACGGTGGACAAAAAAATTGATCAAGATCCGTTGGAATCCCAAGGATCAGATCGCTGCTGCCTTGGCCCAGATTCTTAGGAAAACCGGAGATCGAACGCGTGATGTTTCCCGGGATATTATTCAAATAATGGTTCCGTGGCTTGAACAGATGCAGGCGCCTAAAAAGTCATTTGATATAATTCATACCGTTGTGCCCATTGAATCAGCCGATGAAGCGTCCATTTTTGGGGAAAGTCTGCCCCAGGGCCTTATACTCAGCAGTCTCCCCAGGAAACAGTAA
- the tdh gene encoding L-threonine 3-dehydrogenase codes for MTPSIPNTMKALVKAQPKEGLWLQDIPVPGISHNDVLIKILKTAICGTDVHIYNWDKWSQKNVPVPMHIGHEFVGKIVAVGSHVKDCRPGDLVSGEGHIICGHCRNCLAGRRHLCRDTKGVGVNRPGAFAQYLAIPVTNVWFCDEKIPLDILACFDPLGNAVHTALTFDVLGEDVLITGAGPIGCMAAAIAKHAGARNIVVTDPNPFRLGLAKKAGATRVVNPEKENLTKVQKELGMREGFDVAMEMSGSPAALDAILDNMFHGGKIALLGILPEKIPMDWNKVIFNMLTIKGIYGRQMFETWYKMTAMVQSGLDISPLITHRFDYTEFQKGFDVMRTGKSGKVILDWD; via the coding sequence ATGACGCCATCCATTCCCAATACCATGAAAGCCCTGGTAAAGGCCCAGCCCAAAGAAGGGCTCTGGCTGCAAGATATACCGGTTCCCGGCATCAGCCACAACGACGTGCTTATTAAAATTTTAAAGACAGCCATCTGCGGCACGGATGTGCATATTTACAACTGGGATAAATGGTCCCAAAAAAATGTGCCCGTGCCCATGCACATAGGGCACGAATTTGTGGGAAAAATTGTTGCCGTCGGTTCCCATGTAAAAGATTGCAGGCCCGGGGATCTGGTTTCCGGGGAAGGCCATATTATCTGCGGCCATTGCAGGAACTGTCTTGCCGGGCGTCGTCATCTGTGTCGAGACACAAAAGGCGTGGGCGTCAACCGGCCAGGCGCCTTTGCCCAATACCTGGCTATCCCGGTAACCAATGTGTGGTTTTGTGATGAAAAAATCCCCTTGGACATTCTTGCCTGTTTTGATCCTCTGGGTAATGCTGTTCATACCGCTTTAACCTTTGACGTTCTCGGCGAAGATGTACTGATCACGGGTGCAGGGCCCATAGGATGCATGGCAGCGGCAATTGCAAAACATGCGGGCGCCAGAAATATTGTGGTAACGGATCCGAACCCTTTCCGTTTAGGTCTTGCCAAAAAGGCAGGTGCCACCCGGGTCGTGAATCCGGAAAAAGAAAACCTGACCAAGGTTCAAAAGGAACTTGGTATGAGAGAAGGATTTGATGTGGCCATGGAAATGTCCGGGAGCCCTGCAGCACTCGACGCCATACTCGATAACATGTTCCACGGCGGAAAAATCGCTCTTCTAGGCATTCTGCCTGAAAAAATTCCCATGGACTGGAACAAGGTTATTTTTAATATGCTCACCATCAAAGGGATATATGGACGCCAGATGTTTGAAACCTGGTATAAAATGACCGCCATGGTTCAAAGCGGCCTTGATATTTCCCCGTTGATTACCCACAGGTTCGATTACACGGAATTTCAAAAGGGATTTGATGTGATGCGGACAGGAAAATCAGGGAAAGTGATACTGGATTGGGACTAA
- a CDS encoding phage holin family protein codes for MLINILILSVAVFLVANFLPGIRVKHFGTAIWVAIVYSLINFFFGWLLILLSLPFIIITFGLFKLVINAVLLWLTNKMLDDFEIKDFFTTFIAALCITIVDSVIKWTMASM; via the coding sequence ATGTTGATCAACATTCTGATTCTAAGCGTCGCGGTATTTCTGGTGGCTAATTTTTTACCCGGTATCCGGGTTAAACATTTTGGAACAGCCATTTGGGTGGCCATTGTCTACAGCCTGATCAATTTTTTCTTTGGCTGGCTGCTGATTCTTTTATCTCTTCCTTTTATAATCATCACATTCGGGCTGTTCAAACTGGTGATCAATGCCGTGTTGCTCTGGCTCACCAATAAAATGCTCGATGATTTTGAAATTAAAGATTTTTTCACAACGTTTATCGCTGCCCTATGCATCACCATTGTGGACTCTGTGATCAAATGGACCATGGCATCCATGTAA
- a CDS encoding SDR family NAD(P)-dependent oxidoreductase, whose product METLCREQTAPEDENQILEDINRCIRVLETLANRSELLAKISESDRIALIKAAGKISRPDKAEIKKRNKDKKRQIRLAVVAKERQMRAQTGIRKAREASVFSAPPRLEGPAVESPKAAERLDSPRNCYVCKAEFTLLHHFYDSMCPECAQLNYQKRFQTASLEGQIAVITGSRLKIGYQATLMMLKAGARVIATTRFPKDSALRFSKEPDFDQWGHRLHIYGLDLRHIPSVELFCDHVKQTYQRLDILINNAAQTVRRPPGFYAHLMETEQKDISSLSPEAAMLLGHYRDCLAQVTTQIPRPVGEKEVLPVSWNGTAPGIGLRQSAQLSQIPYAYDHSINTPEVFPEKMLDADLQQVDLRKTNSWRLKLGEIETAEMLEIQLVNNVAPFVLCNRLARMMKADITGQKHIVNVSAMEGKFLRFKKGSRHPHTNMAKAALNMLTHTAAEDLAKYGIYMNAVDTGWVTDEDPARLAQLKQERHDFQPPLDIVDGAARICDPFFHGILTGKHWCGKFLKDYFPIDW is encoded by the coding sequence GTGGAAACCCTTTGCCGGGAACAAACCGCCCCAGAAGATGAAAACCAGATACTTGAAGACATTAACCGCTGCATCCGGGTACTGGAAACCTTGGCGAACCGGTCTGAGCTTTTGGCAAAAATTTCCGAATCCGATCGCATTGCTTTGATTAAGGCGGCCGGCAAAATATCCCGGCCGGACAAAGCTGAAATAAAAAAGCGCAACAAGGATAAAAAACGACAAATTCGCTTAGCCGTTGTGGCAAAAGAGCGGCAGATGCGAGCCCAAACAGGGATCAGAAAGGCCAGGGAAGCCTCCGTATTCTCGGCGCCCCCCCGGCTTGAAGGCCCTGCGGTTGAAAGCCCTAAAGCGGCAGAACGCCTCGATTCCCCCCGCAACTGCTATGTATGCAAAGCGGAATTTACATTGCTTCACCATTTTTATGACAGCATGTGTCCTGAATGTGCACAACTCAATTACCAAAAGCGGTTCCAGACCGCATCCCTTGAAGGACAAATTGCCGTCATCACAGGCTCCAGGCTTAAAATCGGATACCAGGCCACCTTGATGATGCTTAAAGCCGGGGCCAGGGTAATCGCCACCACACGCTTTCCCAAGGATTCCGCGTTAAGATTTTCCAAAGAACCTGATTTTGACCAATGGGGGCACAGGCTCCATATCTACGGGCTGGATCTGCGTCATATTCCCAGCGTGGAGCTATTTTGCGATCATGTCAAACAGACATATCAACGCCTTGATATTTTGATCAATAATGCGGCCCAGACCGTCCGACGTCCACCCGGATTTTATGCCCACCTGATGGAGACCGAACAAAAAGATATTTCATCTTTATCCCCTGAAGCGGCCATGCTCTTAGGCCATTACCGGGACTGCCTGGCCCAGGTTACAACACAGATCCCCCGTCCTGTGGGCGAAAAAGAGGTGCTGCCGGTCTCCTGGAACGGCACAGCCCCCGGCATCGGGTTGCGGCAGTCTGCTCAACTTTCCCAGATCCCCTACGCCTATGACCACAGTATAAATACGCCCGAGGTATTTCCCGAAAAGATGCTGGATGCCGATCTTCAGCAGGTGGATCTTCGGAAAACCAACTCTTGGCGGCTGAAACTGGGAGAAATTGAGACTGCGGAGATGCTGGAAATTCAGCTGGTCAACAATGTGGCCCCCTTTGTTCTGTGCAACCGTCTGGCCCGGATGATGAAAGCAGACATTACCGGTCAAAAACACATTGTCAATGTATCGGCCATGGAGGGCAAATTCCTGCGTTTTAAAAAGGGCAGCCGTCATCCGCATACCAATATGGCCAAAGCAGCGCTAAACATGCTCACGCACACGGCTGCCGAGGATCTTGCCAAATACGGCATTTATATGAATGCCGTGGATACCGGCTGGGTCACGGATGAGGATCCGGCACGCCTTGCCCAATTAAAACAGGAACGCCACGATTTTCAGCCCCCGTTGGATATTGTGGATGGCGCAGCCCGGATCTGCGATCCTTTTTTCCACGGCATTCTAACTGGAAAACACTGGTGTGGAAAATTTTTAAAGGATTATTTTCCCATAGACTGGTAA